Part of the Candoia aspera isolate rCanAsp1 chromosome 1, rCanAsp1.hap2, whole genome shotgun sequence genome, AAATCTGTGGTTAGGAAGTTGTCCTCGTCAAGTGGAGCATGTCACTGTCAAGCTAAAACATGAGTTGGGTATTACAGCTATAATGAACTTCCAGACCGAATGGGATGTGGTTCAGAATTCCTGGGGATGCAATCGCTATCCAGAACCAATGAGTCCAGAGATTCTCATGAAGCTGTACAGAGATGAAGGCCTTGCTTATGTCTGGATGCCAACACCAGACATGAGTACTGAAGGTAATATTCACACTCCCATCTCTAGGAAAACAACTGTACAACGATATAGTTGAATTATGTAGCCGTACAAATGTACTGGTAATCTCAGATGTTTGCATTATAGTACTTGTGGAGAATCCTAAGAATTTAACAAGCAAATCTGATACATAAGAGCTCATTTAAAGCATAATAGTTGCATTTTGTGCTCTTAGAATGAACTGAATATTCaacaatatttaaagaaaagacCTGTTTTTATTGCAGAGAATATGATGGTGTTGtttgtaaagattaaaaaaaaacatgtatacCAATAGATAATTAATTTCTATCAGTACTATTCAAAGCATATAGTTATTTACTTTGAATATATAAATGTAGCAGCAGGAAGAATCTCAAAAGTAAACTGATTTGTTTCATCACATATATTCTCTTTGCCCCAGGGATATTTTCCATAAAACTATCAAATGATCACAATTAATTAAGATCACTTAATCAAGGTCACTTTTGTGCATATGAATTATGCACTCAAAATTGCATGCCACAATAAATGTATTGTGCTTTTAAGCACCATAAGATTCTGGGTATTTGTAAGGCAACCAACTAATAGGGTCATAACTACTCCTTATTGAGTTTCTAAAATGCTACATGATTAATTTCAGTTTGATTCTTTATTTTCCTAAAATAGCTTTTAGGCTAAATCAATATTCTTCTAGTAACACTTCTCATGTTCATGTTATTCCAGGTTGCAGGACCAAGACAGATTTTTATTATCTGTGTACTACTTATTAAAATAGTTGTGCCTCACCTTCTTGAATTAGAGGTACCTTAAAACTAAAGAATAACCAACTAGATAATGAAAACAATTAAATTTTAACAGACAGAATAGCCAGCCGATAATTAATAAAATCACAATAATCAAGAATAACAAAAGATTCAGCAAAATAAACCCTTAAAAGGAGCCCAAGAAGATAATCAAGTGCCCAACTTGCTTTCCGAAAAAGTACAGCCTTTGTCTAACTGCCAAGCAGGAAACTGAATAGTGTTCCCCTGAAGGAGTTTAACATTTAGTGCCTCTGCTGGTCATGTCAATCCTGTTAAACCTATTCTTCACATCTCAATTGGGAAAAGAGGACTGGAGCATTCCTTCAATGACAATATAAGGGGAAAATATTCCCTTTATTTTTGTTGATCATTTACCATTTCAAATTAATTAAGCTAGTGTGACCTTTAGACTGAGgatttttttcaacaaaacatTATCCTCTGAGAGAATTTCATTCTCCGTGTCTTCAATCACTTTATTAAAACCATGTTTTTCCAGCCATGTCTGATCTTCTGAAATGAAATATGAAGAACACAGTTTCTGTGGAAACTGTTTTATTACAAATAATGACACTCATTTGAAACTCTATAAAAAACAGAATTTGAGGCTTTATATTTTTCATCAATAGTTTTATAGCAGATATGGCAAATAATACATGGTGTTTTTCCTTCACCACAAGTTCCTATTCAAATTCCTCTTTGAGCCAAACTAGATGTtatgcaaaattaaaattaatattgttctgtgtgctttttaaaacatttaaaaaacagactTTAGAAGCTGCAGTAAGCAGAACAACACTGGTGAAATGCTTAACCTTTTCCTTGGTCAGCTTTTTATTTTGGCTTAGAATTGCTCCTAGTGCTTGGGAGGGTAGTTTGAGTTGAAAAAGAGTAGCCGTGGAAAGCATTAGGTGCTATACATTTCCTGCTTTCTCACCTTCTTTGTAacctttccattaaaaataaatcttgggAAAATTTATTGCACATAACTGATTATAATGTCTAGTTTGGCTGGCATAGGGGAAAAGGTCAGACtaaaaaatatgcataaaaaataGAGTGATGCTTCCTATAAAACTTGCAGTGATAGTTCTGATCCTGTCCATCCACATAATACATTATCTTCTACTTccttcaaccttgccaagcataatAACTTTTTCTAGTCCATCCTCTGCTTGCATCACATGTCTAAAATATATGGGTTTCTGCTTGCTAATAATCAGTTCAAGGGAGcagtcattttatttcttcaaagACCACCTGATTGATCATTCTTCTTGCACCCTGGTGTTCTAAGTAACTGCCTTCAAATCCATAACTCTGGCATGATCTGCATAATCAAAAACTTGATTTATTGAGTAAAAGTAAAAACTTATTCAATTAGCTTGCTCCAGTATGCTCCATCTCGTATTAGCAATGTGATCTCATGCCCCTCTGCCTTTGCTCAAACTTGCCTATTCATTTATTATCTCTGTTTCCATATACTGCATGACTCTATTCTTCTTTGTAAGATGTTAAATAGAACTTTCATTCTTGAAGAATTGGTGCAGTGGTTCAGTAATACACACTTCCTCCTGCATCTTCGTTGTTCCATATAAGTATATACACTAGTATTTTCCAAGCTCTAGGCCACACCCCTTTTTATATAAGTATTGACATATAGCTGTTGGCAATCTATAAAGATTTCACTAATCTTTAAAGTaattctcattttccttttcttgttaatATTTCTCTAGTTGTTGACTTGTTTCCCATCTTTCTAACCTTtctcactgggtgattttaagTAAGTCATTCTCAACTTAACCTACACCACAGGGTAGTAGTTGTGGAGAAAAATCGAAGGAAGGAGCATTATGTCCACTGCCTTCAAATCCTgcatgaaaggcaggatataaatccaatacataaaaataaatcttgcatTCAGACTGTGTCCCCCAGGTGCTAGCATACCtattacctttatttatttatatatattgaacACCAAAATTCATGTTCTGTCCACAATCTGCACTTGGAAGTGTTGTGGTCATTTGGATTGCATTTATCCTTCTTCAGTCTCCCATAAAGTAATTTGATTGTGAGATTGTCTATCAGGTGATGTCCATTAGTAGAGCCTGTATTTATGTTGGTTGAAGGTTTCagcaaaatgaacaaagaattctCTCTGTAGAATTCTATTAATTTATTTCCTATTCTGTTGCATTTTCCAATTCAAATCTAGAGCAAAGTGGCATTATGCATAATAGATTGGGCAGATTCATTACTGAAACTACTCCTAAATTCAGCCTTCCCAGAATATTATACCTGTCATCAGTCTGAAATACATGCTCCTTTCATTAGCTTACCAGCACCATAGGTGCTCTTTTAACGGCCTGCTGTATTATAAGATTCATTATTTAGtacactttttttcctgcttttttcaaTTCTTGTCTCCCAAAGcagctctctttctctgtctctcacacagACAGAGAGATAGGTAAGTGAATCCTGTCATCAAGCTTATAAATTGAAAAAGACAAGACATACAAGAGAAGAAAGGATCAGTCTTTGCAAGGTCAAAACAAACTGTTAATGCTGTTAGCAAGTATTTCTATCTAATACAGGTAAGGTAGGTCTTTCCTTGGAGATTTTCTTGCTCCACTAGTCCATGGTTCTTATTTAGTTGGCTGATAGGAAGGACCAGAATGTCCTTTCCTCTTGCTTCTGCAGTGACAGGATAACTAGCAACTGGGCTTGGATTTTGCAGCAGGAAGGAGAAAACGAGCTCCTGCCAGCTGTTTCTTGTGACAGATTAGTTCCTCTCTTACAATGGAGTGTCAACCGTACAAGGTAATGGTGtgtgggatgaccttgggagacaggggaaagaaCCGCAGCCAAGGCAACAGTTGGATAAatggcagctgagtccacagaagggaGGCaagcatggcaaacatctcagaagggaccctccctagtttcttgggctgtaaaagcaatggggagaaatgtactttcagacgtgcaagattctgttaatgtaaccttacaataaagtagagctaggtcttctgggtgtgcttcttgtcagGACTACCTCTCAAGGcaaacatcaatcttgcaagtctgaaagtacatttcttccccgtcacctttatagcccaagaatttgcagagggtcccttctgagacatttgccacacccttCTGCaggctgcctcttatccaacaattgccctggctgcagctcttccccgtctcccaaggttattcctacataccattacaaagtatttttttttcttcctagcgttttCCCCACAaatgcagggtccactttttcagATCACCAAATGTTGATCTGCTGGTTGCGACAGGAACTGACCAACAGGCTTGTTGCCTGAGTCTTacattgtgggctgagagagggtgactggcccaaagttacccagctggctttcatgacaaACCATTACAAAGTATGACAAAGTTTTATACAATAAAAAAGTCTATGAATATTTAAGCTTTTGTTGATTCAGTTTTTATAATAAAGATCTGAACATTAATTATGCCACAAAACTAGCTATGAAGTTGGAAAGTGCATACTGTATCATTTGAAATGTGGGAAATAGAATTTATAAAcagtttaaaatgaaaagcattttttgTACTTCATCAAATAAAAAAAGTTATACAAAATAATAAGAACTTCTACAACAAGTGTATTAACTCATATATACATTCATCAAGACAAAACTCCACAATTTTCTCACTTTGCTTTATTAGATGGAAAATAGTATAGAAGTTGATCATGGTTAATTTACAATTTCAGAATTTGCGTTAAACACACAGAATATCTAATTTATAATTGAATAGGAAACACGTGTTCTCTGTGTAGAGTCTTTTGGTTAAtgtgaattaatgaattaatgtatTAACACACTAGTAAAAATGTTAATTCATATATCTAAAATATCTTTAATCAGCATATATTTGCAAGCAAAATTGTTTTTTGAAAACTCTGTGGACTGGTCCTGCCAGTTACATTAAAGTAAGCAAATGCTTGGGATCTGTTGGAATTATTTAGCATTAGCATTGTTTTTATCTGATTCTTTTGCAACGAAGATAGCAATCCACAGACGATATGCTGTCTCCAGGTTTTTTACAATGTGTCACCCATCACTAGAGATTGCCCATTTTacaagaaggaagaagaatatGTGCATGCAAAGTTATCTGTCTGTGTAGGTGtgtgagatagacagacagacagacagacagtagaTAGAtatcatttatatcctgccttttctctaaaGGTAAAAGTCAGCGTATGTAGGGAAGCCTTTACCAGCCTTTACTCCTCACTCTAGCCTCTTTCACTCAGAAGTCACCCACTTTTGCCTTGTTTGGTTCACAATATATTTCCAGCTTGGAAGCAGGATAatctaacagtaaaaaaaaaaaaagatctagttctcttttaaaatgttaagatGGCTAAAAGGAATTTAAATGCATTCATATTTGAATCCACAGACAAAATTGTTTCTTGAAGAAACTGCAAACTTTTTTGTTACACATTTTGTGTAGATatctttggtgtagtggttaaagcactagactagaacctgggagactgagttctagtcccaccctgggccagtcactctctctcagccctaggaaggtggcaggggcaaaccatttctgaaatcttgccaagaacactgcagggacttgcccagacagtctccaggagtcaagactgactcgaaggaacCAACCCCCTCCAAACCACTGTGTAGATATTTGGGGTACTTTTATACTGCTGTTCTTCTACTTGGAGCAATTTCTTCTAGGATTGCTTGTTGCTTGATTCACTTTCTTTGTGCAAATAATGTGAACAGCAGTTCTTCAAGCTACCATAGGCTGTTTCCAACCTGCATATAGGACAATTCTGCCAGTTCTTTTATTCTGTAAGCAAAGTGAAGCATGAGAGGGGCAGTTGAAAGGCTGCTAAAGACCCCTATGTGGCCAACAATTGATAATACTTGATAAGAATCGCTAGCAGAAATAGAGCAATGGTCCCTCTCAGCTGTTTGGCTCCAACATTCAGTGTTTTTAAAGTCATCCTAGGTGGTGGCTGATCATGAAACTAGGTTATTTGACTGTGTCTGGTTCTCACTACTCATTCAGCAAACAAACCAAACAATAAAACACTTTCATCCCTGAAATCATATCAGAATTTACTGGAGCAGCACATAGGTGGTTAGGAAGAGACCTGCAAATAATTGTGCCAGTGGAGTATCAGAAatgatcaaaacaaaataaaaccccacAATCTTCTCATTTCACTTAAACAAAAACACAACTCTTTAAAATGGTGAAATTGTTTAAGAGAACAGAACatgatttaaatcagtgtttttcaaacttggcaactttaagatgtatggacttcaactcccaggatttcccagccagggaattcctggtgtctggggaattctgggagttgaagttcacacattttaaagttgccaagtttgaaaaacactgatttaaactaaCCTTTCTAAAATCTGGGAGAcacataaatcagtgtttcctaGATATCCCTTGTGGGCTAGAGTGGATTGATTAAGATAGGATATTTTCGCATTGGACTGACAGGCTGTATCCTAGTACTTGTTCTGCCTACCTGACCCACTGATACCATTACTAGCAAAGTGGGGTCACTCACAGATAGCATTTTTTGTTTATGTTTATGAAATGTCCTGCTGATACccgagagggaggggggagcaagATATGTTATTTCAGGTAGTTTGAAGTGCTTAtcacttatttatttctcaataaGGCAATGAAGTACTTCAGATTCATTTCCAAAACGTGCTCCATGGTGCAGAGGGACACAAATGTGGCCTCTGTTTGCACCACGTGAAAGCCAGTATACCTTTTCCTGGGGTCACATAGCAGATGCAGAAGGCAGGCATGTGATCCTAGGAAATATCACGGCTGTTTAAAAGAATTGCAGATAAGTGCCATATTTCTCTTTctcgtgtgtgtgtatgtgtgtgtgtgtgtagagagttttaagagcaataataataacttaatacaaactaaattagaacagagaaaaaagaaaaatagacaaacaaaaaagttaaaagtgcaataagaaaagaaaatagaagaaagtgagaaaaaaggagaaaaatataatggAAGATATAAAGGTATAAGGAAGTAGCTGCCTATATTCTTcccagcagttataagtacaattatattttaacctctctctcatatcatgactttcttctttctataatctgtcctgtctaatcatcaaaaccataaatcacaagttcattttttttcatttttatgcaaaaagtccataagtggTTTCCGGTTACCAATGCTATATTTATGCTGCTATACCCTTcaaaacctagcagttcgaaaacatgcaaatgtgagtagatcaataggtaccgcttcggcgggaaggtaacggcattccgagtcgtcatgctggccacatgacccggaagtgtctatgacaatgccggctccaaggcttagaaacggagatgagcaccgccccctagagtcggattcgactggactttacgtcaagggaaacctttacctttttacccttCAAAACACCTTTTTGGAGTGGAATCAGATGTGCTGCACATCCTTACTGCTCAAAATCTTTCTCCATGTGGCTTAGGAGGGATTCACAGAAAATAAAGATAGTCTAAAGTTGGAGGCCACTGTGGTTTTGAAATGCCCTGctgctcaaaaaagaaaaaaggaaaacttacTGCCTAGTAAGAAGTGGGAAGTTTTGCAAGTAAGGTCAGAACAACTGGGGAGGAATGGGGTGGTCTAGGAATGAGTTGAAGGAGAGCATGCATTTGACAGCGATTTGTTTCTAATCCTAGGAAGAGTACAGATGCTGCCTCAGGCTGTCTACCTCCTGCATGGGCTGCTGGAGAATGGGCACACTGTCTACGTTCACTGCAATGCAGGTGTTGGTAGGTCCACAGCTGCAATTTGTGGCTGGTTAAAATATGTGCTGGGATGGAACTTGAGGAAAGTGCAGTATTTCGTAGCCTCCAGAAGAGCAGCCATCTACATTGATGAAGAAGCTCTGGTCCGTGCCGAGGAGgatttcttccagaaatttggGCCGCTCCGTTCCTCGTTCAAgccttagcagcagcagcaaaaattgCTAGCAGCATCGCCAGGCTCATACTTCTGAGAAATCATGGCCTTAGCTCCAAAAGGCTACCACTGCCTGAGGAAGTAGCGGGATGAAAATTTGAGTGAATGCGTGTGCAGCAGTCAGGACACATTATGATTATGTAGCCATTTTAGAGAAGGAGAATTCACATTGATTGGTACATTGATTACTGTTTGGGAGGCAGACTAATTCTAGTTTGCCCGCTCCTTCATGTCTCAGCCCTTTGCAGGACctgggctgggaagctaagcagggtcaggcctgcttAGTACTTTGATGAAAGACCTCTGGGGAATGCCAGGGCTGTATCTACAAGAAggtagtggcaaaccatttccatactgctgccaagaaaacgacATGGACATGTAACTGCCTGAAGCCGAGTTCAGCTTCCTATCATTCACAAGCAATTATTTAGCATTATTGTCGATTTTCTAACAGAACTCCACATATGCCTATACAAATACACATAGCCTGGCAGCTACCCTAGGAAAGAAACTGCAGATTTAGCCCATTTGTGCACTCCGTTCATTATCTGGTTATGGCTAAGCATATGAAACTTCATAAACATTCTGACCCACACAGCATATTTGATAGAGATGAGCAATGTGAAGTGTAGCAAGCAGCACCTCCAATGTCAAATCCTCCAGATTTGTTATAAGCCCCATCTTGGCTAACCTTGGAAGCTGAGGTGATGGGAGCTGTAATATAACAGTTgtgtaaaggaaaagaaacaattctGTTGTGCTCCGCAGTGTGGGAGGAGAGTTGTGTTAGTCTATGATGGCCAAAAAATCAGAGGGACTTTGGTACTATCTCTTCcatttaacaaattttattaaaaggtacaGGCTTTTGTGAGCTGAATTATGCATTacagttgttaattgataaggaaCTTGTACTCTGTCTCACGTGTATCCTGTATCTGCATGGCtcacctgtcttcccctcccttccccgcTCTTGCCTCACCCCAGTTTAACTCCttcatcagtctagccactctgtgcattggatgaagtgagctgcagctcatgagaGCCTGTGTGCCTTTtactaaaatttgttagtcagaaaaagtgctaccaaacTCCTGGTTTTATGCTTCACAGTGGAAACTGttacaaaataataaatcataGCCATTTCTTCTCACATACCTACATGCACGGTCTGGGTTCTTTGGTTATTTTATATGAAAATTGTAATGAGAAAATAAGAAATTTAACACTTTGTCATCTGAACACGTTGATTTGTGACAGTAaagttttattttacaatattggaGTTCTTATTTTAAACTTACCACATATGCTCACATATAAGcccacccatggataagccaaccctcaacaTTTTCATGATTTAATTTTCACAAGTGCCTTATCCacgggtggtgcatttttcatgctattctggttaaaaatttgagggtctgctgtcatgagtaaggatggcgagcagggggctcccacccagactgtcaagcgcatgcgtagcactgaggaattggtcagccattcaaagagacacagatcgggaccgccttaacccttgggggttatatgtctgggttttccccacgcttcttcagtttgttaggattcctgttaagtactagcaataaatattagagaccagttccttgtctcagtgtgtttcctggctgttaggacatctgcTGATCTGTGGATAGGATTATATTTGAGTGTATACAGGACatatgggtacttttaaaaaatattaccatatatattcgtggataagcccatctacAGATAAGATGAACCCAATCTTGGGGGTGTATTTTGACATCTagaattcttggcttatctgcaagtatatacagtaaattcAAAATGAACCACTAGTCAACTTTATCTCCAgtgcttaaaaagaaaatcctgtTTTGTAGATTTGATGTTCCAGAAACATAAGCTTCTATTAGATGATTCCAATGTGAAATCTCCAGGAGTAAGAACTATTTTGTTTTCTAGTTTATTCTATACCTGAAAGGTTAACATGTAGTAGGAGTGTTCATGCTAGTTGGCTGTCAAAAGGGTCCCTGCACTTAAGTCTTGATTGCACAGTCCTTCAAAATTTGTAATGCTTTTCAGAGGATGAGTTTTCATGGAAACAATACTATCTACTGGGTAGAGCCAGGTGGATTAACATTATCACTGCTATAGATCTGTAAATGTGAGACAGGCAATGATTATGAAGGACAGGTGTTTGGTCCTTTTTGCTCTCCCATTGGATTTTGTGGCAGGAAATAGATTTAAATCTGCTCTTCAGTTGGAGAAAGTTAGTTGTTgggacaaaaatatattttaaaagttggggAAATAATATggaaagacaaaaaggaaaaaatgaatttctGCAGTCTACacatttctttaataaacatGTATCATAGCTTGTTGAAAACTGACATTTGCCTCTGTCAGTATTGAGTCATATTTACAATCCTATCAAATATCAGTTAAAATGATATATCAGAGGAAGATACACACTTATTGTTCAGCTCAATTATCACTCAATTATTATATGTAATATGTTCTATgaaatgcaatttatttaatgtttagacatgttttttttttaagaaagcttgTTTCAAAGAGATTCCCTATGTCTAGGTTTGAGATCCTCTATAGCCTAACCGAAGATCTTGGTTTACCTTTTAGACCAAGTCTTGTTCTGACTGATTGAGGTTAGACTTATCCAGGCAGCCCTTCCCAAATGTCCTATCTAGTTTGTCAGTGTCGTGTTGCTCCCTAATTCTGATATTTTGCAAGCTGCCAGAATTTAGTCATATACTAAAACAGGTTACTGTATGGAGAAGCTTCAGTACTACCATGTTAAAGATGTTGATGTCAGTGCAATAAACTATTGTAATCCAGGTGACAAATTAAGTGTGAGCAGGATCATAGGCTGTGTATGTTTTAAAACAGATTATTACTTATGAATGTGGCTTAAATGGAAAATAGTTCAATTCAAACAACGGTACCTATGGACATTGTGCAGCAATCTTGATAAATTTGTAAAATCTAGGCTGGAATAATTGCCTGGTCCTGATCTGTGACAACTACAAAATCAGTCGCTACCCCTTCATATGGAAGGATGCTTAGTGGCAGTGGAAGAAAAATCCAGAAGCACTGCAGGCTTAAATAAACAGGTATTATTGCTTGCAGAAGGACAATTCTCCcctgtaaatatttttatttgtaaactatCCAtgcattggtttgtttttttaaaaatctgcattttgttctttatttttttgttaaagtCATCTTGTATGCAAGAATAGCACTGGATATGATTTGAACTGCATATTTGACTTTATTTCTGAGTTTGGATTTGAGCTAGCATGGgtcattaaattaaatataaacatacAATATTGACAACAAGCAAGTTTTAT contains:
- the EPM2A gene encoding laforin; translated protein: MLFRFGVILPARLAEGGTVLCVSGSRPELGQWDPKRALAMKPGRPLAPLPAQEPVLWLAEVAVPEEEAASTFWYKFLRRLETGDAVWEGNGPHHDRCSIYNPCNLVDGVYCLPIGHWIEVSGHTDEMKHTTDFYFNIAGHQAIHCSRILPNLWLGSCPRQVEHVTVKLKHELGITAIMNFQTEWDVVQNSWGCNRYPEPMSPEILMKLYRDEGLAYVWMPTPDMSTEGRVQMLPQAVYLLHGLLENGHTVYVHCNAGVGRSTAAICGWLKYVLGWNLRKVQYFVASRRAAIYIDEEALVRAEEDFFQKFGPLRSSFKP